In Miscanthus floridulus cultivar M001 chromosome 19, ASM1932011v1, whole genome shotgun sequence, the DNA window tgtgacccatggctttgacgtctctgctttcgacgtcttcccttactcatatcggctcttctgttcGGCACGacgttttctaatctctctgtattcattgggcgatatttgcatcttgggatcaactattctagcttcttttgatttggccgatgttagaaccttagtttttcctcTGAATAGCCtgacatcaaccatattttgatcccctaagaaaggattatcatcaactttcatcttacgaggcgtatcaaacttgagcctcccttgctgaataactCTCTGTAtttgctgcctgaagattctgcattcattagtggaatgagaaatagcgttatggaatttgcagaacttcttgttctttaactgattagggggcaacatgacatgaccatcgagcaacttgatctgccccttctcaagcaagaaattgaagagcttgtctaatttggtaacatcaaagtcataactcttctcaactcctcttccccaaggatttggcaccatcactgtcttcttgccccaattccattcagctacagcaacctcttcctcttcatcttcgTAGCCATCGTCAaccgaatatggattataagcttcggctactgtggtactcttctagaatcgggtatctctgcgcatactctataATTGACTATTGAGCGCtgtcactcgttgagccaactaacccaagttgtcaaactcttgccctagcaacttttctttccatattggcAGCATTTCTTGTATGGCTAGAGCAGCTAACTGATTATctgccaagctcaatgagaagcacaagttcccaGTCTCCtagaatctctaaagaaactcagtgcccgattcgttagtcctctgtctcatggttgtcaaattggttatcttcttttctctagtcccagtgtaaaaatatgtatgaaacttcttctccaggtcagctcaattggcaatggagttgactggtagtgatgagaaccaagtgaaggctggccctgacagggataaggagaagaaacgaactcgatgagcaTCCTCAAccgatgcttcgcccaattgtataagataccgactgacatgttctattgtgcttgtaccgtcttgactagtgaattTGGTGAATtccgggagcctgtaatttgtagggagggtgaccaaatcataccattctggatatgggcgtttgtacaaaaaagtcattccttttggcttcagaccgaactgattcttcatcatctcggtcaccttgagcagcaactcatcagcttgcggattcagatttctcggtacttgctgacccatctgtggattgaaatcccatatgccttgatatcctggatttggtatcatgtggagggtgttataatctatgccataatgatagccttgtggaatctcaatctgttgggtcctttgttggcttgctgcttgaagtctctgattatagacataaggatctatatctctacggatcctctgaacggatggttctatcttctgagccgacgatggtatgtggcttgatatgccaaaattgatcatctagttttgactttgccctgccggctgctgcacatgctgtactgacggtataggattgtactgtatctgatttgtagcagtacccggagtttgtttagatgaaccttgTAGTGTCTGGATGtcaccattaccagttggtgctacttcttgatggctggtgccgatttgattagtcccttgggtcaacagATCTGGAATGTTATAACAAGTCGATCTAACCTGACTAACTAGAATtctatgaatcgcctctttcatggcgttgtgaaatgcgtcaacgaaagcttcattgcggcttgataggacatcacgaatagatttgtctatggctcccgcaaagaaacgcctatcttcagcttcaactgtatctgtctgtccgtgtagtagaactattggtagtggaaatttccgaataactgtgttgtcacgtgtttttgtgtaggacaataaacacttcttctgaaattcttccgtagctttgttgatggtatccctatcttcatcgggtaggtcttcataatataccataaggatgtcgtcgttgttgtgaacctccatgacgattgtggtgtcccaccgagcgtgccagaaacgtgtgtcgacacagaattttgtcccgtgccgaggacacacgcagcaagccggaagggtctgctcgatagaGCAGATcggcctagcttcagcgtaggggtggtcgatcctgcgcaatccttctgaggcgtgccagtcaatttgaccctataattgataaggagagaaattttattagtaattaaggacggaacttgccggtgttgccagacagtcccaaatatACGACTGTGaaagccgatatggaaggaaattgactaaatagccgatcccagtatattcatgagaataagtcagttagagctcatggggtcgtgtaaagaagaattggttatcattcagaataaatatcatttaagcaaacattaatcaatggcaataagatatcgatgatggtcggtttatactgagccaatgattataagtaaccgaactcctgtttatgtaaaaaaacaattcaacaccactcaaccatctaataaagataaatttaatgaacatgttagatctcatctatcaccatgaccagtggggcatgaggcagaatcatgcaggccgtagaaacaacaatagactcgatgaccctaactcattactaatatcagtggggcatgaggcagaatcatgcaagccgtaatacaataacaagatcatggggctaacacatctttcaacttatctctacttcaatgatctcgtgatgtgagctgttcgtgaaagcattcgatatcggctaaacagtcgattcaggcatagcgcacagttaaggtcatgccttttcaggaacggatctatcaactaacgatccccactccacggtgctaaaagtggggtgagaggcagaatcccacaggccatgataacgggccatggaacggttctcgctaaccaatagatctactcaagatcgaacatgccttaaccgtacactatgcacgattaagattgatataaaacagccaataaaaacataactcatcatttaagatgtagattagatcagtttaagattagcaaacgatgagttaaataaatataaggctgatccagatcaatctcaatcgagcagagtgatattgttgtaattagataaacaatgaaagcaataagcaatattggtaacttaatgaatctaccaaagactgccattcaaaggtagagccgataacttgacctcgatctagttcaagcagtggggtgtgaggcagaatcacataggccatacttgaactaggcaagagtcgataactagcctataccagagtcgcagtgggggtcgaccggatcgatgcagccatacgaacagaggtataaaccatgacggtacttacagacaagcagtgaaggtcgaccggatcgatgcagccgtactcgctgaagaacttgccgagatctactctactcctactcctaaggggtggctgaagcaaaaaaaaaagtaattgacttgtatttgattaattaattctttttacaatagccggggtttggtatttatacctggagtctagacatgaatcctactcgagtacgatttgttataatctttggtatgaaagaaatattcctatcttaagataacttggactctaatttttccccttttgtagagtctgatatgtatccTTTTGACGCCAGTCATATCCCATCATCGTCATCTGCTGACATCATTTGGAAAGAATCGATCCAGTGTCACATTCGATCCAGCAGATATCAACCTTTActccatcgactccttgattggcataattctggAAGCCTGCGAGGtcccgcgctcttctcccaaattttggtgtaaatagtacCATTTAACATACTACAGACATGTCTCTAAACTGACCCGTCTGAGTAGTCATCAAGGATCATACGCGCGTTTAGCGTCACGCGTCTGTACCATTTATATTACTACAGACGTGCTTTTGGTCTCACCCGTCTGCAGTGGAGTCGAGCTACAGACGCGTGTTCAGAGTCACCCGTCTGTAGCCCACAACACAGATCACACATCAAATTGTCATTAATTATAATTAAAGCATCTGACACAAATGACATTAAACAGATCAGAATTGTTATCTTAATGAGAAATCAGGAGTACACTGCTTTGCATCACACAATTAATTCAACATCACAGATCAAAGATTCAATTCAACATCACGGATCAAAGATTCATGTTAGACAGCTCTCCAAAAATACAAAATAAACTCATCACACACACAGCTACCTTCTCACCCAGCTCCAAGCTGTCAAGCACCAGCTATAATCTTATTAATCATATTGTTTATTTCGACAATGAAACTCGCCTTTTTGGTCGATGATCTGCAACACAATGAACATGACGATCTTCTCTCTAATAACGCTTAGGTTGATTGGAGTCGTCAGCACTTCAAATTTCTGTAAAACAGCAGTAGCATATAAGTTTACTTGCAATTGCATTTGAAACAACTCTGAATATTGCAAATTTCCAGCAGAgatgacagcagcagcagcaaaccaTGCCAAAAGGGATCCATGCACTTGGAGTTGTCAGCGGTTTGATTAGGATGATCTTGAAAGCTCAAGCTAATAATCTCTTCTCTGGTCTTATTGATCACATTATAGACAAAGCCATAGCTGTTTTGCAATATACTGTATCTTCCTTAAACACGAGGGGGCTAGAAATCTTAAACTGCTGTTATATATGTATGAGCTTAATTAATATTGATCGTTATACTCCATCAGGGGTAATTTCCAAGTTTTTAACTTCTGTGAGACGCTTGTAGCAATGATATCAAATTTTAATCATGTGAATGTCTGCTACAAGCAAGTTGGTCTTGACTGACACTATATCAGGGATTAATATTTATCACTTCAGAGAGGTTTTTTTTCATGGTCAAAAGAAAAAATTAATTCCTATCATGTAACTTTTACATGAATATACATATAAATTAATAAGTTTAGAAGTCATAAGTTATATAAGACGCGTCTTTGAAAAGTACGTCTGTAAATAAACACGTGTCTGCGATAAGCGATCAGCTCCAGACACCTGTCGGTAATACACGTCTGTGACATTATTTCAGACGTTTCTTAAGTACACGCGTCTGTAGAATCCAGTTATTACATACGCGTGTTGCCCCCGCCCGACCGGTGACCCCGGTCAACGAGTTACTACAGACGCATGTTGGTTGACGCGCGTCTGTAGTAGATTATCACAGACGCGCTTTAGTTGGCCGTCTGTAGGTGCCGCTAGTGGATATGACTGTTTTTTACATAGTGCCGCGGGCGTCGGCAGGAAGGTGAGGGGCGCCGCGGAGGAGGTGAAGGAGGCCGGACGCGAAGTCAAGGACCGGGCCAAGGAGGTCGGCGAGGACGTCAAGGAGAGCATCAAGAGGACGCCGCTGTAGGTCGGCTATGGTGCTAGGCTACAAGGTGACAGACGCGCTTGGTAGTTTGTTGTTCGTCATGTCATAAACCCCTGCCGGATAAACCCCACAACCCAGCTTGTTTAACAGTGCGCCATGCCTTGCTGAAAATGGGGCGAATTTTATTTTCAATGCATCCAATATGCCATGAGTTCATCAGGGCAGTGCATCTGCTGAAACTAGCAGCTTCCTAACGTCTGTCCTGTCGGCTGTCGCAGCAGCAGAAGACGACGTCGCCGCCGCCATCCTTCGGGTGGCAATGCCCGCCCTTGGGGTACCCCTTCTGCTTGCACCAGCCGTCGCAGTTCGGGCAGTCTTTGCACGGGGCATAGCAATCCTACCTCGCCTCTGCTGAACCACACAGCAATCGACAAAACGATAACCTCTATTAGTATGCAGTATAGCAGCATGCGTAGAAAGAAAGCTTTGAATAAAGTTTGATGATTGATCGTTAGGCATACCGTAGGATGACAGGGTAGAAACGATGAGTACGGCGACGGCGATCCTGCAGAGTACGGCGACGGCGATCCATGCTGCCATGGCCGTCACTGCTACTGTGATTCTGCAACTTTTTTTCGACCTTTTGGTTCTGCAGCCAGAAAATGGGTGATGGCACATGGCCGTCGGTGTGAGCTTATATACAGCGCGCGCCTGCTCATATGAaaaaatctatatctatatttaaaTCTATATCACGTCCGCTTGCTCGTCTGCACACATTACCCAATTTCAAACATAAATCTATATCGTTCCCGCCCGGTCAACTGTAAGTCCAATTTTAAACATAAATCTATATCCATATCTCTATTTACATCTATGTCTATATGTCTATAGCTATgtctatatatctatatctatatctaaacctaatattaaagagcaaaAATTTCTTGTTCTAATCTATTTTTCATCCTACCTTTTTTCTTCCCAAACTGCCCTCCCGCCGGCTGTATTCTATACGTGACTCGGACTTATAACTTATGTTCATACGAGTTATAACAACTACTTGGTGTCTAGCAATGATATGGAGTCCAATTCAAAGATGTATTGGGTTCCCTCAGTGTTTGGTATGTGACCCAAATTCATGATTCGTATCCATACAAGTTAAAACAACTCGCCTTTACTCTCTGAAAAAAGACACAATAGTGCCCAGTTTTTTTAGCATATAAATCTCTGAAACAGACGTAACGATGCTCGGTTTTAAGCATATAAATATCTGAAAACAGACGTAATGATGCCCGGTTTTGAGCATAAATCTCCGAAAATAGACGCAAGGATGCCTGGTTTTGATCATAAATCTCTGAAAACAGACGCAACGCTGTCTGATTTTGAGCCTACTACATCTCTGAAAACCAGATGTAACGGTGCCCGGTTTTGTTATCGAGAATCCGGAAAACAGAGAAACAAACGATTCTTGGTACCCCACCTTTCAGAAGTGGTTTAATTTTACATTGCTGTACCTTCTTTTGGTATATTTTTCTCCACCTTTCACGGCACTGGAACGTTTTAGGGACATCTATGATGCGTCTGTGATTGTGTTTTCAGAGCTGAGGAGTGTTACAGTGTCGATCAAAATGCTTTGATTCTATTGTTTGCTCGTTTGATGTGTGGGCACCAGCAGATGAACAAATTCAGATCGACCAAAGAAAGCATCACAATCTGTTTTACAAACCACGTACGGTAACCTCACAACTGGCAACTCTGTCACACTCCACGTATCCACTACTGTCAGAGAAATCTGTAAAGTTCCCTCATGTAAAGTGGCAAACACATGTAACCCATTTGTTTCTGAAAATTCAAAGTACGCAAGCCATGCTGTCATGTACGGGCGTACGTACGCTAGAAGGCGCCGTGCCAGGGACATCCGTCGGGCCGCAGAGCGTGCACTGGGCGCGACCAGCGACCAGGCCGCACCGGTGATCAAGACTTTCAGCTTAGATCCTTAATTCTAGGAGTTTGTTTCCTTATTCAGCGCGGCCAAGGGCCATATATGCGTGTACTCGTGACATTTGAGGATTAAGTAAGATTTGTTATCGCCAAACCCTTTCTCATCTCTCTCAACATCCCAAGCCTGCAACAGAGGGGcaaacctcgccggagaagacagACCGAGGCTACGAACTACGTAGCCAAGGGCCAGCTACCCTAGGGCCTGAGGTCCTTGACAACCTAGTATCACGGTCTCGTCGATCCttttccgccgccgccgcgccatcaACCACACAACTAGCCGCCGCCAACCCTAGCCCACCATCAGCCGCCACCGCCAGCACCCCATCCTCGCCATAGTCGTCCGTCGCCTCCTGCGCCAGCACCATGGGAGATGATCTCAAGGCTTCCATCGAGGCACTCACCAAGACCGTCACCTCGATGCAGAAGTCGATCGAGGCCAACGCCAAGGCCATTGCCGACCTGACCATCGCTAGTTCGTCCACGTCCGGCGGCCGATCGGGATCTGGAGGCGAACACCACCAAGACCGGCCGCCCAAGCACTGGCGTCCCGAGTTTCCGCGCTACGATGGCAAGAGTGACCCGCTGATCTTCCTCAACCAGTGCGAGTCCTTCTTCACGCAGCAGCGGATCATGCCGGAGGAACGGACGTGGATGGCGTCCTACAATCTCCAAGAGGCGGCACAACTTTGGTACATGCGGGTGCAGACGGACGAGGGGACGCCGCCATGGCCGTGcttcaaggagctcctcaacctcCGATTTGGACCGCCACTCCGTTCGGCCCCCCTCTTCGAGCTCGCGTCTTGCCGGCGTACGGCCACGGTGGAGGAATACCAAGACCGGTTCCAAGCCCTCCTACCCCGTGCAGGCCACCTCGACGAAGCGCAGCGTGTACAACTGTTCACGGGAGGTCTCCTCCCCCCGCTCAGTCTCCAGGTGCAGAACCAGAACCCGCAGACCTTGGTGGCGGCCATGAGCCTCGCGCGCCAGATGGAGCTCCTAGAGCAGTACTACGCCTCCACGCCGATAGCACCGGCCTGAGGAGTGCTGTCCACGCCTGCACCACGCCATGCCCTAACGCCAGTGGCCAAGGTGGGGGCACCCACGGCCTCTGTCGAGGGCCACCCGATCAAACGCCTCAACCAGGCCGAACAGGACGAACGGTGTCGCCTGGGCCTGTGCTTCAACTGTGATGAGAAGTACAGCCGTGGGCATAATAAGGTATGCAAACGATTGTTCTTTGTGGACAGCGTCGAGGAAGATGACGACGACACCACCGAGAACACGCCAGCCACCGAGGCGCCGGTGTTCTCCCTCCACGCCGTGGCGGGCGTCCCCATGGGCAACCCGATCCTGCTTAGGGTGGCCCTGGGTGCCACGACCCTCGTCGCCCTGGTTGATACGGGCTCCATGCATAACTTCATCGGGGAGGCAGCCGTGCACCGGACAGGGCTCTCCATCCAGCCACGCCCGCGCCTCACAGCAACGGTCATGAACGGGGAGAAGGTGGCTTGCCCCGGCGTCCTCCGGTAGGCACTCATCTCCATCGAGGGCATGGCGTTCGACGTCGACATGTACGTCATGCCCCTCGCGGGCTACGACATGGTGCTGGGCACCCAGTGGATGGGACCCCTAGGACGCATCGCGTGGGACATCGCTACCCACACCCTGTCGTTCCAGCGCGACGGGCAGGAAGTCTGCTGGTCCGGCCTGGTGACCCCCGGCGCGCCAACAACCCACGTTGTGACCACTGACGACTCCCTCCTGGACGGCCTCCTAGACTCCTTCTCCGACATCTTCGCTGAGCCTACGGGACTGCCACCACCACATGGCCACGAGCACCGTATCGTTCTTAAGCCGGATGCGGCTCCGGTGGCAGTGCGGTCGTATCGTTACCCGGCGGCGCACAAGGACGAACTTGAGTGACAATGTGCGGCCATGATCGCGTAGGGCATCGTCCGCCGCAGCGACTCGGCGTTCTCCTCaccggtcctcctcgtcaagaagccaGACGGTTCCTGGCAGTTCTGCATTGACTACCGCGCGCTGAATGCGCTCACCGTCAAGGATGCTTTCCCGACCCCGGTGGTGGATGAGCTCCTTGACGAACTCCACGACGCGCGATTCTTCTCCAAGCTAGACCTGTGTTCGGGGTACCACCAAGTACGCATGAACCCCGATGATGTCCACAAGACAGCGTTCCGCACCCACGACGGCTTGTACGAGTTCTTGGTGATGCCGTTCGGCCTTTGCAACGCGCCGATGACGTTCCAGTCTCTCATGAACGACGTTCTTCAACACTTCCTCCGCCGGTTCGTGCTTGTTTTCTTTGACAATATTTTGATCTACAGCAAGATGTGGGCAGATCATCTTTGCCACCTTCGTGCCGTCCTCACCGAGCTCCGTAGCCATCACCTCTTCGTCAAGCGCTCGAAGTGCGCTTTCGGCATCACGTCGGTCTCCTACCTCGGGCACATCATCTCGGAGGTTGGCGTGGCCATGGATCTGGCCAAGGTACAGGCCATCCACGACTGGCCGGTGCCCCGCTCGCCACACACGGTACGTGGGTTCTTGGGCCTTGCGGGGTACTACCGCAAGTTTGTCCATGGCTATGGTGAGATCGCGGCTCCACTCACAGCGCTCCTCAAGAAGGAAGGCTTCGCCTGGTCGGACGCGGCCGCCGCGGCGTTCTCGAAACTTCACCAAGCCGTTCATCGTCGAGTGTGACACGTCCATGCATGGGTTCGGCACGGTGTTGGTCCAGGCCAAGCACCCGATCGCATACTTTAGCCGCCCAGTCACGCCGCGCCACCGTTCCCTCACCGCGTACGAGCGTGAGCTCATCGGGCTGGTGCACGCCATCAGGCACTGGCGTCCTTACCTCTAGGGTCGCTGTTTCACAGTGCAGACTGATCATTACAGTCTAAAATATCTCCTTGACCAGCGGCTTGCcaccattccacaacaccattggGTAGGAAAGCTGTTGGGCTTCGACTTCACGGTGGAGTACAAGCCGGGCGCCCAGAACACGGTGGCCGACGCACTCTCACGCCACGACACCGACCGCGACATTGCAGATGGAGCGGTGCTCGCGCTCTCCGCCCCCCGCTTCGACTTCATCGAGCGTCTCCGCCAAGCGCAGGATGATGATCCTGCCCTCGTCGCCCTCAAGGACGAGGTCGCCGTAGGGACACGTGGGGCGCCGTGGGCGGTGCACGATGGCTTGATCACCTACGATGACCACCTCTACATCGCCCCATCCATGCCACTGCTGTAGGAGTACATGACCGCTGTCCATGAGGATGGCCACGAGGGCGTTCAGCGCACCCTCCACCACCTACGACACGATGTCCACTTCCCCAACATGTGCCGCCACGTCCAAGACTTCATCCGCGCCTATGCCACCTGTCAGTGGTACAAGTCGGAGCACCTACACCCCGCCGGGCTCCTTCTACCGCTGCCGGTGCCATCGGCGGTGTGGACAGACATTGGGCTCGACTTCGTGGAGGCCCTACCGAAAGTCCGTGGCAAATCGGTCATCCTCACCGTGGTGGACCGCTTCAGCAAATATTGCCATTTTATACCGCTGGCTCACCCATATTCTGCAGAGTCCGTGGCTCA includes these proteins:
- the LOC136526685 gene encoding uncharacterized protein, which encodes MGDDLKASIEALTKTVTSMQKSIEANAKAIADLTIASSSTSGGRSGSGGEHHQDRPPKHWRPEFPRYDGKSDPLIFLNQCESFFTQQRIMPEERTWMASYNLQEAAQLWYMRVQTDEGTPPWPCFKELLNLRFGPPLRSAPLFELASCRRTATVEEYQDRFQALLPRAGHLDEAQRVQLFTGGLLPPLSLQVQNQNPQTLVAAMSLARQMELLEHVEEDDDDTTENTPATEAPVFSLHAVAGVPMGNPILLRVALGATTLVALVDTGSMHNFIGEAAVHRTGLSIQPRPRLTATVMNGEKVACPGVLR